A DNA window from Thermodesulfobacteriota bacterium contains the following coding sequences:
- a CDS encoding HPr family phosphocarrier protein, with translation MRGSSRNAREAMHRESPPTPAVPRILVGTRMPRSVTGQASLSAAVPESALEAPGFHLVEAAVRFARVARRHRSRVWVSKGGETADAKSPLELLALGDFEGSVIRVRVVGPDAQSTFLELDGFLGPSLVHGFPPRQERGEP, from the coding sequence ATGCGAGGCTCGAGCCGCAACGCGAGGGAAGCCATGCACAGAGAATCGCCACCAACTCCGGCGGTACCCCGCATCCTGGTCGGTACAAGGATGCCCCGCTCCGTGACGGGTCAAGCTTCCCTGTCCGCGGCGGTACCCGAGTCGGCCTTAGAGGCCCCGGGGTTCCACCTGGTTGAGGCCGCCGTCCGGTTCGCCCGGGTGGCCCGGAGGCACCGGTCCCGAGTCTGGGTGTCCAAGGGCGGAGAAACGGCGGACGCGAAGAGCCCGCTGGAGCTCCTTGCACTCGGCGACTTCGAGGGATCGGTCATTCGTGTGCGGGTGGTCGGCCCCGACGCCCAGAGCACATTTTTGGAGCTCGACGGCTTCCTCGGGCCGAGTCTGGTTCACGGGTTTCCCCCGAGACAAGAGAGAGGTGAACCGTGA
- a CDS encoding efflux RND transporter periplasmic adaptor subunit — translation MKGRLPSIPKSLAASLLALSLVSCTGEPHKTEPAPEAVPVTVGRVQHVQERERIAVSGTVSAPNAPIAVSFLVSGRVELVGPREGEYVKKGQVLARIDPTDFDLAVKTAAAQMASAQAAMEKALHSVRPESLEQARIAFERAEDEHRRMKMLYDSKSLAPNDYEKFRAAFESARQQYEQAKAGGQKEDKDLATAAYNQAAAQLEVVRKALSDATLSAPANGHIAKRLIEPGATASAGHPVFEIVQIDPVEVNVGVPETDVYHVRLGQKVEVTVPALPGRSFEGTVRVVNVSADPNTRTYMARITVPNPQHVLRIGMVAEARILGTETKSMMTLPGEAVVRDPQGATQVFVYYPDQSRVYAKRVEIGVLIHRDVEIRSGLSGTELVVLAGQTRLRDGLVVAATEQPADRHSSRLAERN, via the coding sequence ATGAAAGGCCGTCTCCCCTCCATCCCAAAGAGCCTGGCCGCGTCGCTTCTGGCTCTTTCCCTGGTGTCCTGCACCGGGGAGCCGCACAAGACCGAACCCGCCCCCGAGGCCGTACCCGTAACCGTGGGGAGGGTGCAGCACGTCCAGGAACGGGAACGAATCGCGGTGAGCGGGACCGTCTCCGCGCCCAACGCACCGATCGCCGTGTCGTTTCTCGTCTCCGGACGAGTCGAGCTCGTGGGCCCTCGCGAGGGCGAATACGTGAAGAAGGGACAGGTTCTCGCCCGGATCGACCCCACCGACTTCGACCTCGCCGTGAAGACCGCCGCAGCCCAGATGGCGAGCGCCCAGGCGGCCATGGAGAAGGCGCTGCACTCCGTCCGCCCGGAGAGCCTGGAGCAGGCCCGCATCGCGTTCGAGCGCGCCGAAGACGAGCACCGCCGGATGAAGATGCTCTACGACTCCAAGAGCCTGGCGCCGAACGACTACGAGAAGTTCCGGGCCGCATTCGAGTCGGCCAGGCAGCAGTATGAACAGGCGAAGGCGGGCGGCCAGAAGGAGGACAAGGACCTGGCGACGGCCGCATACAACCAGGCGGCCGCGCAGCTCGAGGTCGTCCGCAAGGCGCTCTCCGACGCGACACTCTCTGCCCCCGCCAACGGCCACATCGCAAAGCGGCTGATCGAACCCGGCGCCACCGCCTCCGCGGGGCATCCCGTGTTCGAGATCGTCCAGATCGACCCCGTGGAGGTAAACGTCGGCGTGCCGGAGACCGACGTGTACCACGTCCGGCTCGGGCAGAAGGTGGAGGTGACGGTTCCCGCCCTCCCGGGGAGGTCCTTCGAGGGCACGGTGCGCGTCGTCAACGTATCCGCCGACCCCAACACCCGAACCTACATGGCCCGGATCACCGTGCCGAACCCGCAGCACGTGCTGCGGATCGGGATGGTCGCGGAAGCGCGCATCCTCGGAACCGAGACGAAGTCCATGATGACGCTCCCGGGGGAGGCGGTGGTGCGCGATCCCCAGGGGGCGACCCAGGTCTTCGTCTACTACCCCGACCAGAGCCGCGTCTACGCCAAACGGGTGGAGATCGGCGTCCTGATCCATCGCGACGTGGAGATCCGGAGCGGACTCTCCGGCACCGAGCTCGTCGTCCTGGCCGGGCAGACAAGGCTCCGGGACGGTCTGGTCGTGGCCGCCACGGAACAGCCGGCCGACCGGCATTCCAGCCGGCTCGCGGAGAGGAACTAA
- a CDS encoding sigma 54-interacting transcriptional regulator, producing the protein MDKNEFFREAALRLCGSLEIEKALAQCFLYVRGVLPADEILVLDYDVALGLAEVLATADSAGGHVRSVKFALDPEVRRVLAESRRNPKSARQIGEHAYLPLDASELKAYVWGDEGAGPVYLLHRAHVMVAEDASALESGGLGRTLRGLGSALGWPPSSVMLGFLFLDEKSIGLILVRAAGRGRYTAEHAELWSLLNEPASIALSNYRRYLQMLRLQDLLSQDNRDLRERLKEGPPGEIVGADLGLREVMSQVDRVAPLDSPVLLVGETGTGKELIVRAIWRRSRRAGGPFVAVNCGAIPETLFDSELFGHERGAFTGAVTQRKGFFERAHGGTIFLDEVGELPLEAQTRLLRVLQEKQFERVGGTQTLSVDIRVVAATHRDLAQMVSERRFREDLYFRLSVFPLLVPPLRERPEDIPALVDHFLWVKGRQMALRHVPSLAEGALDRLLGYRWPGNVRELENAVERALILSRGEPLEFRELGGAPAKKALAPRVEESRVIPLQESEAAAIRRALAASGGRVGGKGGAADLLGVNPGTLRHRMRKLGVAFGRKARPSGG; encoded by the coding sequence ATGGACAAGAACGAGTTCTTTCGGGAGGCGGCCCTGCGCCTGTGCGGGAGCCTCGAGATCGAGAAGGCCCTTGCGCAGTGCTTCCTCTACGTTCGAGGGGTGCTGCCGGCCGACGAGATCTTGGTGCTCGACTACGACGTGGCTCTGGGACTTGCCGAGGTGCTCGCCACCGCGGACTCGGCGGGCGGGCACGTACGCAGCGTCAAGTTTGCGCTGGACCCGGAGGTGCGCCGGGTCCTGGCCGAGTCACGGCGCAACCCCAAGTCCGCCCGACAGATTGGGGAGCATGCCTACCTGCCCCTCGATGCGTCCGAGCTGAAGGCGTACGTCTGGGGGGACGAGGGAGCAGGCCCCGTGTACTTGCTCCATCGCGCGCATGTGATGGTCGCGGAGGACGCGAGCGCGCTGGAGTCGGGCGGGCTCGGACGCACCCTGCGAGGCCTCGGGAGCGCTCTCGGGTGGCCCCCGTCGAGCGTGATGCTCGGCTTCCTCTTCCTCGACGAAAAGAGCATCGGCTTGATCCTCGTGCGAGCCGCCGGAAGGGGGCGCTACACGGCCGAGCACGCGGAGCTCTGGTCACTCTTGAACGAGCCCGCCTCCATCGCCCTCTCGAACTACCGCCGCTACCTCCAGATGCTCCGGCTCCAGGATCTCCTCTCCCAAGACAACCGGGACCTGCGGGAGCGGCTCAAGGAAGGTCCGCCGGGCGAGATCGTCGGAGCCGATTTGGGCCTACGCGAGGTGATGAGCCAGGTCGACCGCGTGGCACCTCTGGACAGCCCCGTGCTCCTCGTGGGGGAGACGGGCACGGGAAAGGAGCTCATCGTTCGAGCCATCTGGCGCCGCTCGCGGCGCGCCGGGGGGCCGTTCGTCGCGGTGAACTGCGGCGCAATCCCCGAGACGCTCTTCGACAGCGAGCTCTTCGGGCACGAGAGGGGTGCGTTCACGGGAGCCGTGACGCAGCGCAAGGGTTTCTTCGAGCGGGCCCACGGGGGGACGATCTTCCTGGACGAGGTGGGGGAGCTGCCCCTCGAGGCCCAGACCCGCCTCCTGCGGGTGCTCCAGGAGAAGCAGTTCGAGCGGGTGGGAGGCACGCAGACCCTCTCGGTCGATATCCGGGTCGTTGCCGCCACCCACCGGGACCTTGCCCAGATGGTCTCGGAGAGGCGCTTTCGGGAGGACCTCTACTTCCGGCTGAGCGTCTTTCCGCTCCTCGTCCCCCCGCTTCGGGAGCGGCCGGAAGACATTCCGGCGCTGGTCGACCACTTCCTTTGGGTGAAGGGCAGACAGATGGCGCTGCGCCACGTTCCGTCCCTGGCCGAGGGCGCTCTCGATCGCCTGCTCGGCTACCGGTGGCCTGGAAACGTGCGGGAGCTGGAGAACGCGGTCGAGCGGGCGCTCATCCTTTCTCGCGGAGAGCCCCTCGAGTTCCGTGAGCTCGGGGGAGCGCCCGCGAAGAAAGCCTTGGCGCCGCGGGTCGAGGAAAGCCGGGTGATCCCCCTACAAGAGTCGGAGGCGGCAGCCATTCGTCGTGCTTTGGCCGCATCCGGCGGGCGAGTGGGGGGCAAGGGCGGGGCCGCCGACCTCCTCGGGGTCAACCCCGGAACCCTGCGGCACCGGATGAGGAAGCTCGGCGTGGCGTTCGGGAGAAAGGCGCGTCCCTCGGGAGGCTGA